Proteins encoded in a region of the Euzebya sp. genome:
- a CDS encoding ATP-dependent zinc protease, translated as MSGGGLVIGWREWITLPDLGVTVKAKVDTGARTSAIHAFDIVRDGDELSFALHPRQHDDEHVVAVTCPLLDVREVRSSSGQVQERYVIKTWAKLHRRRWQIELTLASRDEMGFRMLLGRTAMRGRFLVDPAASYLAGGGEDAA; from the coding sequence GTGAGCGGCGGCGGGCTCGTGATCGGCTGGCGGGAGTGGATCACCCTGCCCGACCTCGGCGTCACCGTGAAGGCGAAGGTCGACACCGGCGCCAGGACCTCCGCCATCCACGCGTTCGACATCGTCCGCGACGGCGACGAGCTGTCCTTCGCGTTGCACCCCCGCCAGCACGACGACGAGCACGTCGTCGCCGTCACCTGTCCCCTCCTCGACGTCCGGGAGGTCCGCTCGTCCTCGGGGCAGGTGCAGGAGCGGTACGTCATCAAGACGTGGGCGAAGCTGCACCGGCGCCGCTGGCAGATCGAGCTGACCCTGGCCAGCCGCGACGAGATGGGCTTCCGGATGCTGCTCGGGCGCACCGCCATGCGCGGTCGCTTCCTCGTCGACCCGGCGGCCAGCTACCTCGCCGGCGGCGGTGAGGACGCCGCCTAG
- a CDS encoding VOC family protein, with amino-acid sequence MLAEIIITVADVDEAVSFYTETVGLEYLRRVRVDETSLVLLDAGGTRVALMAGPDPSIRLAFASSDVEADHRRLGRRQVDTPIAPTRAQGGMVLPFADPWGNPLAFWEAT; translated from the coding sequence GTGCTAGCCGAGATCATCATCACCGTCGCCGATGTCGACGAGGCCGTCAGCTTCTACACCGAGACCGTCGGCCTCGAGTACCTCCGCCGCGTCCGCGTCGACGAGACGAGCCTGGTGCTCCTCGACGCCGGCGGCACGCGCGTGGCGCTGATGGCCGGTCCCGACCCCTCGATCCGGCTGGCCTTCGCCAGCAGCGACGTGGAAGCCGACCACCGGCGGCTCGGACGACGCCAGGTCGACACCCCGATCGCCCCGACCCGCGCGCAGGGCGGCATGGTCCTGCCCTTCGCCGACCCGTGGGGGAACCCCCTCGCGTTCTGGGAGGCGACGTGA
- a CDS encoding bifunctional [glutamine synthetase] adenylyltransferase/[glutamine synthetase]-adenylyl-L-tyrosine phosphorylase, with product MIDLAAAANPDWAAEAVERLDADALPAGEDARRRLAVLLGSSQAFGDLLASRPQLLEVLDEAEPTAWDAATIRERARTTGRDAGWLLDIQREGLLRVALRDLLGLVDTPQTAEELSDLADGVLGAALDEAVADEAADAAEVAVLAMGKLGGQELNYVSDVDVIFVHRGDTAAAERVARRVMQVAGGHGPGGVCYEVDANLRPEGRNGPLTRTLESYEAYYERWAKTWEFQALLKVRPIAGPPDLGEAFEALVAPRVWPESLGGDAVEEIQAMKRRVERSKPVVRDGERQLKLAPGGLRDIEFAVQLLQLVHGPADPELRARGTLPALSALAHGGYVDDGDANLFDDAYRFLRTVEHRLQLRQLRRTHTIPADDAERQRLARTVGFRDLPVRSAVEAFDRELARVRTGVRRIHQQLFYRPLLATIASWGIDERVADGQLVDGQVAEDRRLDADAVRTRLHALSFDAPGQALRHLEAMLRGSGRTARQLRVVLPAMLEALSDTPDPDAGLAALRSLAESLRDNPRFLRTVRDNPAAARHLARVLGASPRLGEWFGRQPEVLRLFDEPEALARPRTREELHAGAAGLVRRGGGGTSGDALRRYKRREALRAAVRSVTGEADVVTVGQELTWLSEGLLQAALATVLADEDVRLSIIALGRFGAGELSHSSDLDVMFVHEGDTAVAEEAATAVVDLLAQITPEGAAFRIDTGLRPEGRHGPLSRSLDSHLAYYGRWAGDWELLAMTQARPVAGDEALGQAFIDGMRPLVYADPVPTERLVAVRKMKARLESERAGGKAPRPAAQRPRRTPPSRPRSVRSITAQGSGRGGPRTSRDDLKLGPGGLSDVEWTVQLLGLVHGATDPSVRVPGTLPALDALVAAGALTGEEGVWLRSGWTLLSQVRNTLYLVGERETSSLPQSPDRLARLAHAMHYDAIQELTQDVDRARRRIRKVFDRRFFA from the coding sequence GTGATCGACCTCGCGGCCGCCGCCAACCCCGACTGGGCCGCCGAGGCCGTCGAGCGGCTCGACGCCGACGCGCTGCCCGCGGGGGAGGACGCGCGACGCCGCCTGGCGGTGCTGCTCGGGTCGTCCCAGGCCTTCGGGGACCTCCTCGCCAGCCGACCCCAGCTCCTCGAGGTGCTGGACGAGGCCGAACCCACCGCCTGGGACGCCGCGACGATCCGCGAGCGGGCCCGCACGACCGGGCGGGACGCCGGCTGGCTGCTCGACATCCAGCGCGAGGGGTTGCTGCGCGTCGCCCTCCGCGACCTCCTCGGCCTGGTCGACACCCCGCAGACCGCGGAGGAGCTGAGCGACCTCGCCGACGGCGTCCTCGGCGCCGCCCTGGACGAGGCCGTCGCCGACGAGGCAGCCGACGCCGCGGAGGTCGCCGTCCTCGCGATGGGGAAGCTCGGCGGGCAGGAGCTCAACTACGTCTCGGACGTCGACGTCATCTTCGTCCACCGCGGCGACACCGCCGCGGCCGAGCGGGTCGCCCGCCGCGTGATGCAGGTGGCGGGCGGCCACGGACCGGGCGGGGTCTGCTACGAGGTCGACGCGAACCTCCGGCCGGAGGGTCGCAACGGGCCGCTGACCCGCACCCTCGAGAGCTACGAGGCCTACTACGAGCGCTGGGCGAAGACCTGGGAGTTCCAGGCGCTGCTCAAGGTGCGCCCGATCGCCGGGCCGCCGGACCTCGGCGAGGCGTTCGAGGCGCTCGTCGCGCCGCGGGTGTGGCCGGAGTCGCTCGGCGGGGACGCGGTCGAGGAGATCCAGGCCATGAAGCGCCGCGTCGAGCGGTCGAAGCCGGTGGTGCGGGACGGGGAGCGGCAGCTCAAGCTCGCCCCCGGCGGGCTGCGCGACATCGAGTTCGCCGTGCAGCTGCTCCAGCTGGTCCACGGCCCCGCCGACCCGGAGCTGCGGGCGCGCGGCACCCTGCCGGCGCTGTCGGCCCTGGCCCACGGCGGGTACGTCGACGACGGCGACGCCAACCTGTTCGACGACGCCTACCGGTTCCTCCGCACCGTCGAGCACCGCCTCCAGCTCCGCCAGCTGCGCCGCACCCACACCATCCCCGCAGACGATGCCGAGCGGCAGCGGCTGGCCCGCACCGTCGGGTTCCGCGACCTGCCGGTCCGCAGCGCCGTCGAGGCGTTCGACCGCGAGCTCGCCCGCGTCCGGACCGGCGTGCGGCGCATCCACCAGCAGCTCTTCTACCGGCCGCTGCTCGCCACGATCGCCTCCTGGGGCATCGACGAGCGCGTCGCCGACGGGCAGCTCGTGGACGGGCAGGTCGCCGAGGATCGCCGACTCGACGCGGACGCGGTCCGCACCCGCCTGCACGCCCTGTCCTTCGACGCGCCCGGGCAGGCCCTCCGCCACCTCGAGGCGATGCTGCGCGGATCGGGGCGCACCGCCCGCCAGCTGCGCGTGGTCCTGCCGGCCATGCTCGAGGCGCTGAGCGACACCCCCGACCCCGACGCCGGCCTGGCCGCCCTCCGGTCGCTCGCGGAGTCCCTGCGGGACAACCCGCGGTTCCTCCGGACCGTGCGGGACAACCCGGCGGCCGCCCGGCACCTCGCCCGCGTCCTCGGGGCCAGCCCGCGCCTGGGGGAGTGGTTCGGACGCCAGCCCGAGGTGCTGCGGCTCTTCGACGAACCCGAGGCGCTCGCCCGACCGCGCACCCGCGAGGAGCTGCACGCCGGCGCCGCCGGGTTGGTCCGCCGCGGGGGCGGGGGGACCAGCGGTGACGCGCTGCGGCGCTACAAGCGGCGCGAGGCGCTCCGCGCGGCTGTCCGGTCGGTCACGGGGGAGGCGGATGTCGTCACCGTCGGCCAGGAGCTCACCTGGCTGTCAGAGGGGCTGTTGCAGGCGGCCCTCGCGACCGTGCTGGCGGACGAGGACGTCCGCCTGTCGATCATCGCCCTCGGCCGGTTCGGGGCGGGGGAGCTGAGCCACTCCTCGGACCTCGACGTCATGTTCGTCCACGAGGGGGACACCGCGGTGGCCGAGGAGGCGGCGACCGCCGTCGTCGACCTGCTGGCCCAGATCACGCCGGAGGGTGCGGCGTTCCGCATCGACACCGGCCTGCGCCCCGAGGGGCGGCACGGGCCGCTGTCGCGCAGCCTCGACTCCCACCTGGCCTACTACGGCCGGTGGGCGGGGGACTGGGAGCTGCTTGCGATGACCCAGGCCCGCCCCGTCGCGGGTGACGAGGCGCTCGGACAGGCCTTCATCGACGGGATGCGGCCCCTGGTCTACGCCGACCCGGTCCCGACCGAGCGCCTGGTGGCGGTGCGGAAGATGAAGGCCCGCCTCGAGTCCGAGCGCGCCGGGGGGAAGGCGCCGCGACCCGCCGCCCAGCGGCCGCGCCGGACCCCCCCGTCACGCCCGCGGAGCGTCCGGTCCATCACCGCCCAGGGGAGCGGCCGCGGCGGGCCGCGGACCTCGCGCGACGACCTCAAGCTCGGTCCGGGCGGGCTCAGCGACGTCGAGTGGACCGTCCAGCTCCTCGGGCTGGTGCACGGCGCGACCGACCCGTCGGTCCGTGTGCCGGGGACGCTGCCGGCACTCGACGCCCTGGTGGCGGCCGGGGCGCTGACGGGGGAGGAGGGGGTGTGGCTCAGGTCCGGCTGGACGCTGCTCAGCCAGGTCCGCAACACCCTCTACCTGGTGGGGGAGCGGGAGACCTCGTCGCTCCCGCAGTCACCCGACCGCCTGGCCCGCCTCGCCCACGCCATGCACTACGACGCCATCCAGGAGCTGACCCAGGACGTCGACCGGGCGCGCCGCCGGATCCGCAAGGTCTTCGACCGGCGGTTCTTCGCCTGA
- a CDS encoding SRPBCC family protein, producing the protein MARFTTTVRTDDVFDADPADVWSVMQDPDALADLAPTVASITTDGDRWCWRLVGISALGVSAAPSFTERMRYDHDDRRIDFAHDPPAGKSEAAGASGTYHLREVDAGTYVAIELTAHVDLPLPSMMGGAVRRVMDRAIVLGGQRFADNLLRHLGVTESRGMEVVAHDVPFPRTPDRTP; encoded by the coding sequence ATGGCTCGCTTCACCACCACCGTGCGCACCGACGACGTGTTCGACGCGGACCCCGCCGACGTCTGGTCGGTGATGCAGGACCCCGACGCCCTGGCCGACCTCGCCCCCACCGTCGCGTCGATCACGACCGACGGAGACCGCTGGTGCTGGCGCCTCGTCGGGATCAGCGCCCTCGGGGTGTCTGCCGCCCCCTCGTTCACCGAGCGGATGCGCTACGACCACGACGACCGCCGGATCGACTTCGCCCACGACCCGCCGGCCGGCAAGTCCGAGGCCGCCGGCGCGAGCGGGACCTACCACCTCCGCGAGGTGGATGCGGGCACCTACGTGGCGATCGAGCTGACCGCCCACGTCGACCTCCCCCTCCCCTCGATGATGGGCGGTGCGGTCCGCCGCGTGATGGACCGGGCGATCGTCCTCGGTGGGCAGCGCTTCGCCGACAACCTGCTGCGCCACCTGGGGGTCACCGAGAGCCGCGGCATGGAGGTCGTCGCCCACGACGTCCCGTTCCCGCGGACCCCCGACCGGACCCCCTGA
- a CDS encoding glycosyltransferase → MTALDQARPAASPLPERPFVLVTVGTDHHPFDRLVEWVDRWVAARGPAVACVVQYGTSASPTASTGTAYLEHDVLVSAMSRATAVVCHGGPGTILEARAAGHVPIVVPRSKALGEHVDDHQVHFSRRLADNGDVVLVGSADALAEALDQVLDGESEPAAVTGDDGTCSAVEVFEAMVDDAVAQRQRSSRRRRRRGQTAGLDHLGAGSTATAEPASDQVGVLLIAGMGRSGSTLLDRMLGEVEGCVSLGEVVHLWSRGVRDDERCACGERFSRCAFWTAVGEEAFGGWANVDVEAVLAAQRAVERDRHLLKLATRPGVLRGFDADVEAYGRSLLAVYRAVQRLTGARWLVVSSTDVATMYLLRRLDRVDLRIVHLVGDAGARGDAGLGRAASAVVRSLWYNSRLHPFGATGVPSSRVRVRSLVAHPRSHLEHVLDLIEMSDASPPVPEGARRATLDQWGIDPSAHAVPRPTSSRSTPRRRL, encoded by the coding sequence GTGACCGCACTCGACCAGGCGAGGCCCGCGGCGTCGCCGTTGCCCGAACGTCCCTTCGTCCTCGTCACCGTCGGTACCGACCACCACCCCTTCGACCGGCTGGTCGAGTGGGTGGACCGCTGGGTGGCCGCGCGGGGGCCCGCGGTGGCCTGCGTCGTGCAGTACGGCACGTCGGCGTCGCCGACGGCGTCGACGGGGACCGCCTACCTCGAGCACGACGTCCTCGTGTCCGCGATGAGCCGGGCGACCGCGGTGGTGTGCCACGGCGGGCCCGGGACGATCCTCGAGGCGCGCGCCGCCGGCCACGTCCCGATCGTCGTGCCGCGGTCGAAGGCGCTGGGCGAGCACGTCGACGACCACCAGGTCCACTTCTCCCGCCGGCTGGCGGACAACGGCGACGTGGTGCTGGTGGGATCCGCCGACGCCCTGGCCGAGGCCCTCGACCAGGTCCTGGACGGTGAGTCCGAGCCGGCGGCCGTGACCGGGGACGACGGGACCTGCTCGGCGGTCGAGGTGTTCGAGGCGATGGTGGACGACGCGGTCGCCCAACGGCAGCGGTCCTCACGCCGACGTCGCCGCCGTGGGCAGACCGCGGGCCTGGACCACCTCGGGGCGGGCTCGACGGCGACCGCGGAGCCTGCGTCCGACCAGGTCGGGGTCCTGCTGATCGCGGGGATGGGCCGGAGCGGCAGCACGCTGCTCGACCGCATGCTCGGCGAGGTGGAGGGGTGCGTCTCGCTCGGCGAGGTCGTGCACCTGTGGAGCCGCGGGGTCCGCGACGACGAGCGCTGCGCCTGCGGGGAGCGCTTCAGCCGCTGCGCGTTCTGGACCGCGGTGGGCGAGGAGGCCTTCGGCGGCTGGGCGAACGTCGACGTGGAGGCGGTGCTCGCCGCGCAGCGGGCCGTCGAGCGGGACCGCCACCTGTTGAAGCTCGCCACCCGCCCGGGGGTCCTGCGCGGGTTCGACGCCGACGTCGAGGCCTACGGCCGGTCACTGCTGGCGGTGTACCGCGCCGTGCAGCGCCTGACCGGCGCCCGGTGGCTGGTCGTCTCGAGCACGGACGTGGCGACGATGTACCTGCTGCGCCGCCTCGACAGGGTCGACCTCCGGATCGTGCACCTCGTCGGCGACGCGGGCGCCCGCGGCGACGCTGGCCTCGGGCGCGCTGCGAGCGCGGTCGTACGGTCCCTGTGGTACAACTCACGCCTGCACCCGTTCGGGGCGACCGGTGTGCCGTCGTCGCGGGTGCGCGTCAGATCACTGGTCGCACATCCGCGATCGCACCTGGAGCACGTACTGGACCTCATCGAGATGTCCGATGCCTCGCCGCCCGTCCCAGAGGGCGCGCGACGGGCGACGCTCGACCAGTGGGGCATCGACCCCTCGGCGCACGCGGTCCCACGTCCCACCTCTTCCCGCTCCACGCCGCGTCGGCGGCTGTGA
- a CDS encoding ammonium transporter, translating to MRKKLLLTSAAVLAGLVAFAGPAAAQDAATVDDVALVQFNLDVVYFMLAAGLVFWMQAGFAMLETGMTRSKNASNIMMKNMADALFGIIAYFLIGFGLMYGASAGGFIGTDTFALSAGAYSEAGLYGGDSFLAADFLFQAVFAATAATIVSGAVAGRMKFSGYIVITLVMTTLIYPIVGHWKWGGGWLDGLGFYDFAGSTLVHMTGGVAALVIAGILGPRIGKFGKDGKPRAIPGHSMPLAALGMFILFWGWFGFNGGSVLSADGALVAPVLLTTVLAGCAGGAVAMVYTWVRYGKPDIGMTINGVLAGLVGITAGADQVGALAALAIGVVAGVLVAVSVTTVDRLRIDDAVGAFSVHGACGAWGTLAVGIWANTGSEGLTGLWHGGGAGLLVDQLIGVVAVAAFVAAAAAALAYGLKAAGLLRVSETEEIEGLDIHEHGMYGYPEAALGASAYPGGPVTAPTGEVARATEAPA from the coding sequence TTGCGCAAGAAGCTCCTTCTCACCAGTGCGGCGGTGCTCGCCGGCCTGGTGGCGTTCGCCGGCCCCGCGGCCGCGCAGGACGCCGCGACCGTCGACGACGTCGCACTGGTCCAGTTCAACCTCGACGTCGTGTACTTCATGTTGGCCGCGGGCCTGGTCTTCTGGATGCAGGCGGGCTTCGCGATGCTCGAGACGGGCATGACCCGCTCGAAGAACGCCTCCAACATCATGATGAAGAACATGGCGGATGCCCTCTTCGGCATCATCGCCTACTTCCTGATCGGGTTCGGCCTGATGTACGGCGCGTCGGCCGGCGGCTTCATCGGCACCGACACCTTCGCGCTCAGCGCGGGGGCGTACTCCGAGGCGGGCCTGTACGGCGGGGACAGCTTCCTCGCCGCGGACTTCCTGTTCCAGGCCGTCTTCGCCGCCACGGCCGCGACGATCGTGTCCGGCGCGGTGGCCGGTCGGATGAAGTTCTCCGGCTACATCGTCATCACGTTGGTCATGACGACCCTCATCTACCCGATCGTCGGGCACTGGAAGTGGGGCGGGGGCTGGCTCGACGGACTCGGCTTCTACGACTTCGCCGGCTCGACCCTCGTGCACATGACCGGCGGTGTCGCCGCCCTCGTGATCGCCGGGATCCTCGGCCCGCGGATCGGCAAGTTCGGCAAGGACGGCAAGCCGCGAGCCATCCCCGGGCACTCCATGCCCCTCGCCGCGCTCGGCATGTTCATCCTCTTCTGGGGCTGGTTCGGCTTCAACGGCGGGTCGGTCCTGTCCGCTGACGGCGCGCTGGTCGCCCCGGTGCTCCTCACGACGGTCCTGGCCGGCTGCGCCGGCGGGGCGGTCGCGATGGTCTACACCTGGGTCCGCTACGGCAAGCCGGACATCGGCATGACGATCAACGGCGTGCTCGCCGGCCTGGTGGGCATCACCGCCGGCGCGGACCAGGTCGGTGCGCTCGCCGCCCTCGCCATCGGCGTCGTCGCCGGCGTGCTCGTCGCTGTGTCGGTCACCACCGTCGACCGGCTCAGGATCGACGACGCGGTCGGCGCGTTCAGCGTCCACGGCGCCTGCGGCGCCTGGGGCACCCTGGCGGTCGGCATCTGGGCCAACACCGGGTCCGAGGGGCTGACCGGCCTGTGGCACGGCGGCGGGGCCGGCCTGCTGGTCGACCAGCTCATCGGCGTGGTCGCAGTGGCCGCCTTCGTGGCCGCCGCCGCCGCAGCCCTCGCCTACGGGCTGAAGGCCGCCGGGCTCCTGCGGGTCTCCGAGACCGAGGAGATCGAGGGCCTCGACATCCACGAGCACGGCATGTACGGCTACCCGGAGGCCGCGCTCGGCGCCTCCGCCTACCCGGGCGGTCCCGTCACCGCCCCCACGGGCGAGGTCGCCCGCGCCACCGAGGCACCGGCCTAG
- the dtd gene encoding D-aminoacyl-tRNA deacylase — translation MRVVLQRVHRAAVTVDGRVTGAIDHGLVALVGVGRTSTDEDARWLAAKAEGLRIFPDDGGRMNRSVVDAGGGVLAISQFTLYGDATRGRRPSFVAAADPAEGDRLYRLFCDSLTVPVGRGVFGAHMDIDMVCDGPVTITLEREGAGQPGMAGS, via the coding sequence ATGCGCGTCGTCCTGCAGCGGGTCCACCGGGCCGCCGTGACCGTCGACGGTCGGGTGACGGGCGCGATCGACCACGGCCTGGTGGCGCTGGTCGGGGTCGGCCGCACGAGCACCGACGAGGACGCCCGCTGGCTGGCCGCCAAGGCCGAGGGCCTGCGGATCTTCCCCGACGACGGGGGCCGGATGAACCGCTCGGTCGTCGACGCCGGGGGCGGGGTCCTCGCGATCAGCCAGTTCACGCTGTACGGGGACGCGACGCGGGGGCGTCGCCCCTCCTTCGTCGCCGCAGCGGACCCCGCCGAGGGGGACCGGCTCTACCGGCTGTTCTGCGACAGCCTCACGGTCCCGGTCGGCCGCGGTGTGTTCGGCGCCCACATGGACATCGACATGGTCTGCGACGGGCCGGTCACCATCACGCTCGAGCGGGAGGGTGCAGGCCAGCCGGGCATGGCCGGCAGCTGA
- a CDS encoding glutamine synthetase family protein, producing MDRQQEYVLRTIEERDIGFVRLWFSDVLGNLKSVAVTESEVEGAFAEGIGFDGSAVDGFARVQESDMLARPDASTFQVLPWKEGTPGVARMFCDIHTPEGEPFAADPRQVLKRNMSRAAEMGFSYYVHPEIEFFLFEGADDPTPLDRGGYFDLTPNEIQSDFRRQAITTLEAMGISVEYSHHEVAPSQHEIDLRYADGLTMADNIMTYRHVIKQTAMRNGVHATFMPKPLTGTWGNSMHTHLSLFDGDANAFHDADDPYHLSTVARQFTAGLLRHAREITAVTCQWVNSYKRLVPGFEAPVHVSWGRHNRSSLVRIPRYKPNKGASTRIEYRAPDPACNPYLAFAVMLAAGLKGIEEGYELPPEAEDNIYEMTDAERRAAGITNLPTSLDQALVAMEESELVAEALGEHVFDFFLRNKWQEWEDYRSQVTPFELERYLPTL from the coding sequence ATGGACCGTCAGCAGGAATACGTGCTCCGCACCATCGAGGAACGCGACATCGGGTTCGTGCGCCTCTGGTTCTCCGACGTGCTCGGGAACCTCAAGTCCGTGGCCGTCACCGAGAGCGAGGTCGAGGGGGCGTTCGCCGAGGGGATCGGCTTCGACGGCAGCGCGGTCGACGGGTTCGCCCGCGTGCAGGAGAGCGACATGCTGGCGCGGCCCGACGCGTCCACCTTCCAGGTGCTGCCGTGGAAGGAGGGGACGCCCGGCGTGGCCCGCATGTTCTGCGACATCCACACCCCCGAGGGCGAGCCCTTCGCCGCGGACCCCCGCCAGGTGCTCAAGCGCAACATGAGCCGCGCGGCGGAGATGGGCTTCAGCTACTACGTCCACCCCGAGATCGAGTTCTTCCTCTTCGAGGGCGCCGACGACCCCACACCCCTCGACCGCGGCGGCTACTTCGACCTGACGCCGAACGAGATCCAGTCGGACTTCCGCCGCCAGGCGATCACGACGCTCGAGGCGATGGGCATCAGCGTCGAGTACTCCCACCACGAGGTCGCGCCCTCCCAGCACGAGATCGACCTGCGCTACGCCGACGGGCTGACGATGGCGGACAACATCATGACGTACCGCCACGTCATCAAGCAGACCGCGATGCGCAACGGGGTGCACGCGACGTTCATGCCCAAGCCGCTGACCGGCACGTGGGGCAACTCCATGCACACCCACCTGTCGCTGTTCGACGGTGACGCGAACGCCTTCCACGACGCCGACGACCCCTACCACCTGTCGACCGTCGCCCGGCAGTTCACGGCCGGGCTGTTGCGCCACGCACGGGAGATCACCGCGGTCACCTGCCAGTGGGTCAACTCCTACAAGCGGCTGGTCCCCGGCTTCGAAGCGCCCGTCCACGTGTCCTGGGGCCGCCACAACCGGTCGTCGCTGGTCCGCATCCCCCGGTACAAGCCGAACAAGGGCGCCTCGACCCGCATCGAGTACCGGGCGCCGGACCCGGCCTGCAACCCCTACCTCGCCTTCGCGGTCATGCTCGCCGCGGGCCTGAAGGGGATCGAGGAGGGCTACGAGCTGCCGCCGGAGGCCGAGGACAACATCTACGAGATGACCGACGCCGAGCGGCGGGCGGCGGGCATCACGAACCTGCCGACGTCCCTCGACCAGGCCCTCGTCGCGATGGAGGAGTCCGAGCTGGTCGCCGAGGCCCTCGGCGAGCACGTGTTCGACTTCTTCCTCCGCAACAAGTGGCAGGAGTGGGAGGACTACCGGTCCCAGGTCACGCCGTTCGAGCTGGAGCGCTACCTGCCGACCCTGTGA
- the pssD gene encoding PssD/Cps14F family polysaccharide biosynthesis glycosyltransferase yields the protein MHHAPAAPPRHGPRQTVLIVGSSGGHLTQMRALEPWWSKHDRVWVTFDMVDANSSLEGEEVVYAYHPTTRHIPNLLRNLWLAWRVLRRTRPDVIVSSGAGVALPFFLLGRLFGVTTAYIEVYDRIDTPSLTGRLCRPLSTLFFLQWEEQLRNYPGAVVIGRLL from the coding sequence ATGCACCACGCCCCTGCAGCACCACCGCGCCACGGCCCACGGCAGACCGTGCTCATCGTCGGGTCCTCCGGCGGGCACCTCACCCAGATGCGCGCGCTCGAGCCGTGGTGGTCCAAGCACGACCGGGTCTGGGTCACCTTCGACATGGTGGACGCGAACAGCTCGCTCGAGGGCGAGGAGGTCGTCTACGCCTACCACCCGACGACCCGCCACATCCCGAACCTGCTGCGCAACCTGTGGCTGGCCTGGCGGGTGCTGCGGCGCACCCGGCCTGACGTGATCGTGTCGTCCGGGGCCGGCGTGGCGCTCCCGTTCTTCCTGCTCGGGCGCCTCTTCGGGGTGACCACCGCCTACATCGAGGTGTACGACCGCATCGACACCCCGAGCCTGACCGGCCGGCTGTGCCGTCCCCTCAGCACGCTCTTCTTCCTGCAGTGGGAGGAGCAGCTGCGGAACTACCCTGGCGCCGTGGTGATCGGACGGCTGCTGTGA